AGGAAGGCCAGGTCTTCGCGAATGCTGTCCGGAACAACCCCCTTGATACGCTCGACGGCGTACTGGGCATTGACCGGCTGGTCTTTCTGGAAGTAGATCCGCGCCAGTCGGAAAAGGGCCTCGTTGCGCACCGGCTCGCTGACGTTGCCCTGGATGACCGCCGTGATGGCACGCCCCGCGCGCCGGTGCATCCGGTAGGACAGTTCGAAATCACCAACATCGAACTGCGCCTGGTCGATATGGTAGTGAAGGGTGTCGAGCTCGGGTTCATCAACCCCGTAGTACTGCATGAGCTCCATGTCGAGCCTGGCGATGGCATCGAACCATTCCCCCTGGAACGCGTAATAAAGGGCCTCTCCGAAATAGAGGTCCTTCAGGACTATGGGAGCCGACGTGCCTGGCGGAGCTAACGTGCCCGCCGACACCGGGGATGCCGACAACACCAGAATTGTCAATAGCACTAACAGCCTGTTCATGGTCTACCTGTCATTCATGGTGATATTTGCGGCGTCCAGGGATATCTCCACGATCCTGGGGCCCACGTCCTTGTTGACCGTAAATTGCTCCGACTTTTTAAGATCCGCGCCTCCCGCGGTCTTGCCGATGACAAAGACCTTCAGGTCGTGCTCGCCGGACCGGATATTGCCGGTGTAGATGCGCTGGACGCCGCCCTTCTGCAAAGCCTCCAATTCCATGAAGGTGTAGAGATGGTTCGCGACCGGTTTGCCGTCCAGCTGGATCTGAACCGAATCGAGACGGAACGCCTCTTTATCAGCCAGTGATACGAATACCGCGACCTGCGTATTGGACGGATACAGCAGCTCCTCTTCAAGCTGGCCCAGCTCCGCCGCAATGCTAAGGACGTCGCCCTTGATCTCCTGGACCTGCTCGTCCAGGCCCTTGACCTGCTCCCTTGCGACTTCCTGTCCGTAAGCAGCGCTGCTCATGACAAGCAGCGAAACCCCTAAAACCAGCGCTCTGTGCCAGCTCAACATGTCGGCCTCCTCGTGCCTGAGAAAATCCGTGTTTCCCTCTTCAGTTCAAATGAGGCAAAGCCCCACATTTCTAATACTTCCCTACCAGGTTGATGAACGCGCCCTGGTGCCTGTAGTCCAGTTGGGTCAGGTCATCCGAAAAATCGCTGAAGTTGTAACCGGCGCCCAATTTTATGTGCTCACCCAGGTGGCGGTAGATCCCCACCAGCGCCCCGCTGCGATTGTCATCCGCGTCGGGCAGGTCAAGCATGCGTCCCTCCAGAAGGGCGTCCCAGCGGTGGACAACGTGCCACTGGGCGCGAAGTACATTAAGGCTGGCCCGGCTGGTGGTGAACTCCGGATTATCCCGGTCCTGGGCCACCTGGCCATATCGGTAGGCGGACTTGCCTCCCACGGTCCAGCGCTTTGTCAGGTCATAGCTGGCGTCTATCGATGCGATATGACTGCGCTGAACAGGGCCGGGTGCCGTGCTGCCGGCGGTCAGCTGATCGGCCGCCGGGAAATTGTAGAAATAGGTGTACTTGACCATCGTATTAAGGCGGTCATGGTTGACGGGGCGATACGCGTGGGCCAGGACGGCTTCCGTATAGTCTCCGTTAAAATAATCCCCCATGGAGCTGTCGCTCACGCCGTAATTGAATTTTCCAATTAGCCGTGAACTGACCGACAGTTGGTACTTGAAGCTGTTTTTCATAAGCCAGGAGGTGCGCTCGGAGGAGCTGGCGTCCGGCTGCTCGATGTTATCGACCCGATATTCGAGGGCGCTGGCGAATTTAACCTTGTCGAACCCGTAGCCGACACTCACACCCAGCGCTTTCCTCTCTAGTTCGGCCGCGGTCTCGGGGTCCCTGAGTGTGGCGAGGTCGAGATTCGCCCCGAAATTGAGTCGGCCGGCGGCCACGAGTTGAACGCCGGCGGAATGGGTCAGACCCGTGGGGACGTCGCCGTGGGTATACCGCTCTTCGGCGTAGACGCTGCCGCTGTCCGAATAACGGGTTTTAAAACCGGAGGTCATGTTGCCCTTCCTGGCAAGCAGACCGTTATCTGTCCGCTCGTTCTCGAGACTGTAGTTGGTGTACAGGGTGGTCCGGTCGGAATACAGGTACTCGGTTCCGAGATTGCCGCCAGTCCCGAGGTCTCCTCCGGAAACCTCGCCGGTGAGGTTCAGCTGGTCGGTCGGTCGCAGGCTGCCGCCGGCACCTAGGCGGCCGTTGTCTTCACGGTTGCCGCTTGTGTTGACTGTTTCCTGAACAAAGGCATAGGCAGTCCACCGCGTTCTGGAGTCGTAGAGCAGCTTTATCGCCGCATCCGTCCGGTCGCCCTCTTCCTGGGTTGACGGGACCACCGCCGCATTGTCCTCGCGGCTGTCTTGACGTACGCCCGAGCCCAGGGTCCAGTGCTCGCCTATCCGGTAGTCGACATTCACCTCCCCGGTCTCAGTCCTCAGACCATCCTGCTGCTCCAGCTTGTCCATTTTCAAACGTAAATTCAGGCGGTCGGCAACCGGAAGCTGGGCCGTGCCGCCGTATTTGGTCAGGTCCCGGTCTGTGGCGAGGCCCGGTGCCGAATAGCCCGCCTCGAGGTCCTGCAGGTAGAAGGTGACCTTCCCCTTGCCGTTCTCGAAAAGGTCCGCGAAGCCAACACTGGCATCAACGCGATAAGCCTGAGCATCCACTTCACCCCCCAGGGAGATCGGCGCGTCGAAAATAAAACCGCCGTCGTCAGAGGTCGTTGCCGCTGCGCCCGGACCTTCAGTGCGACCGCCTTCGAGTTTGATCCACGTGCCTGCGGATTGGCGCAGGGTCAGGTCCGCCCCGCCCAGGCTGTTGTCGATATCCGCTTCCTTATCCCGGCTGGCGGTCAGGCCGACCTTGAGGTGGTCGTTGAGCCAGTAATGGACCCTGCCTCCGGCAGCCATGGTGTCGGGGTCATCGAAACCGGGCGTGAATTCGTAGCGAACCACCAGGGTGACCGGATTGCCGCTGATGGAACCGCCGTGCACCAGCAGGTCGTCGTCGGCCGTGGCGGGCAGAGGCTGCGACAGCACGATGCGTCCCTGAAGGTAGTTGATGTCATAGTCGAGCACCGGCGTCAGGTTTTTGATGGCCAGAACCATCCCGGAATCCTTGTCGCGCACTTCGATGCGCACGCGCTCGGAGCCGGCCAGCACGTCCTGTCTTTGCAGGTAGTAGAGCGATCCGTCCGTGCCGCGGAACTCATCGCGTCCCGCCACGGTTCCTGGGTCAGCGGCAAAGCCGTCCACCACCAGGCGCGGTTCGCCGAAACGGGTGGTTGCAGAGGGCTGATAGTGCCAATTGGCGCCGTACAGCCCCCGGTCCACGTGGGCCAGGTCGGTATCGGTGTAGGTGATCCGGAAGTTGCCCCAGAGGCCATATGATGTTTCCTTTTTCATCTGGAGGTAGAACTTGCCGCTGGTCGGGGCCCCCTGGGTGACGGTACCGTCATCGCCGAAGGTCGGGTAGTGGCGATCCGGGTCGATGCGCCTGAACATCGCCTCAGGTGACTTGTCCATGAAGTTGGAAAAGATCTCGTCCACAGGGCCTTCGCGTGTATCGGCGCTGCCCGTAAGCGACCAGCCGTTTGCGAATTTGCCGTTTGTATAGAACGCCAGGCGGCCCTCGAGGTTAACCTTATCTCTGTAACGGGATCTGTCCGGGGCGAGCAGTTCGGCAGGCCCGTCTGTCTGGTCTTGAGACAGCGTCAGGTCGGCGATTCCCACGGTGAACCAGTCCTCCTTTTCAAGCTCCAGATCGCGCAGGAACAGTTCGCCGTTGCCGGACCTGTCGAGGACGGCCACTTCGACGGTGTGGATTCCCTCGGGCAGGATCTGTTCGGCAACGAAACCGCCGGCGCCGTCCACCGGCACTTCGCGCCCGGCCATCCACACACCGTGTCCATCCGGAATCGCGGTGCCGTGGGCCTGCACGGTGCCGCCGTGAAGGGGGATCCCGCGCCTGGCGATGCGGCTCTCACCGTAACCGGCCAGCAGTTGTTCGCGACGGTCCGCCTCGGCAGCGGACGGGTCTATCCGGTCGACCACCCAAAGGGGCTGGGTGCTGGTCTCGTCGAAAAGCCCCCCTTCACCGTACACGCGAACCAGGTATTTCAATCTGCGCAGGGGCGCCGAGAAATCCTCGAACCCGGGCTGCCACCGGGCCATGCCGTCGGCATCCATCTCGAGGACGGCGAGGGGCGTATCGCCCACGGACTGGTCCTGATCGAAGATCCTGACCTGGGCCCGCTCGATGAAGGCGCGGTAGTTGCTGTACAGGCGGAAATAGACCAGGTTTTCGACAAACTCCGTGTCAGGGGAATCCTGGTGCTGGATGGTGTTCGGCCAGGCGGTCACGTTCAGCCGCGGCTTGAGCTCCAGGCTGTCGTGCTTGAACCGGATCCGGGCATCCTCCAGGGCCACGTCGGTGCAGCGCTGCACGTCCGAACTGCATTTGTTCGGGTCATCGAGAGGCTTTCCATTTACCGTGATGCGCATGAGGTTCAGCGCGAAGGGGTTGCTCATGTTCACTTCGCGGGTGAACGGAGTCACCTCCACCCCTTCATAGTCGTCCCGGGCGATGAGCTCATCGTAGACAACCTGCACCTCGACCCTGGACGTGTCGGACTCGATAAAACCGGCGTTCACCACGTCGTCGGACTGGACATAGCCGCGGCCGTCGAATTCAGCCTGTCCCTGGGCAAGCCCCATCTGCTCGCTCACGGCCTCCATGGCACGGCGTGCCCGGGCCATGGAGAGGCCGATATCGTCCCCGTAGATCCCCGCCGTCCGCCGGTCAAGGCGTTTGTTGCTGGTGTAACCGACAAACCGCAGGCGGACACTGGTCTTGTCGCTGACTTCGCTCATGACGCGGCGCAAGGTGTCGACATAGGCTTCCGGTATCACGGGCTGCCCGTTTTCAAAAAGGATAGGAGCGATGCCGCCCAGGGGAGAATCGTAGACCCGGGTGACGGTCTGGGCTCCGGGGGCGTCAGGGCAGATCTGGGGTTCGTCGGGCAGGTCCTGGAGCGGATCATCGTGCCAGAACTCCACCTCCACGCGCCGGTTAAGCGCCCGGCCGCGCTGCGTATCGTTGGATGTGACAGGCTGCGACGAACCGCGACCCTCTGTCTCGATGGCGGTGTTGGGCAGGCCCAGCTCATCCTGGACGGCAAGCGCAACACGCCGGGCGACCGCCTTCGAGAGCCCGACGGGATCGCCGTAGATGCGCTCGTCCCGCCCCTGAAGCCCTGCGTTGTCTGTATAGGCGATGAACTTGATCACGAGGTTCTGCTTGTCCCGAAGGTTGTCCATCGCCTGGCTGACCTGCTGCAGGAATGTTCCCGGTACGCTCAGCATTCCCTTGTTGTAGTGAAGAGGAGAAACACTGTTCCTGATGCGGGCGCGATGGGCGTTGCCGTCCTTGTAGCTCAATTTACAGACGGTCTCGGTCCGGCAGACCTTGATGCGGAGGATCTCCTGTGGAACCACCACTTCCTTCTCGACCTGCTTCTCGCTGACCTCGTCGTACCAGACCTGCACTTCCACGCGCCGGTTGAGCCGCCGTCCCTCCTCTGTCTCGTTGCTGGCCGCGGGCCGGCTGTCGCCAAGCCCTTCGTAGGAGATGGCTTCCGGCGGGAGGTTCAGCGCTCTCTGGCAGTATTCAGCCACGTTCCCCGCCCGTTCCCGGGACAGCCCGACGTTGTCGCCGTATATGTCCGCCAGGTCGCCCCGGAGGGCCAGGGAATCGGAATGGCCGACAAAATGGAGCCGGACATTGGTGCGGCCGCGCATGCTGTCGAGTACGTCGCGAAGCATCGCGATGTACTCCTCGGTAATATCGATCTTGCCCAGCTCGAAATGGATGGGCCTAACCAGGTTGTCGAGCTTTATGGTCGTGACCTCCTGCTCGGCGACCTGGCGCATTTCCGTCCTGTCCCCTTCATCGACTTCGAATATGGCCGGGTCATGGAGCCACGGTGTGACAGGGACATCCATCGGCAGATGCGTCTCGGCCGCCTCTGAAAAATCGTTGGCGGCGGGGGTGCCTCGCCTCCAGAAAATTTCAGTTTCAAAAGTCAGCTGGTAACCGGTTCCCGTCTGTTCCCATTTTTCGGTGACACTGCTTTTGAGCGCCTCAAGGCGTTCCTCGACCAGGCCGGGAGGTTCCACATCGCCGAGATAGGAAAGCCGCAGCACCGAAGGGGCCTTTTTCAACTCCTCGATCAACTGCGCGATCCTGGGTCTCCACTGCATCCGGATCTCACTGGTACCGGGCTCGAAGGCACCATCGGCGATGTCCATTCGCACCACCCGGTGGATGGTTGCGCCGTAGTTAAAGCGCGCCGCCAGACCGCGGGTGAGCCTCATAACACGGGGATTCTCAGTCGTCAGGCGATAACCGCTCGGCAGGCTGCGCTCGTCCAGCTTGAGGATGAAATTGCTGCCGCGATCCTCGTCGGGCACTGCCGCGCAGGTAATGTGGTAGCGGCCGTATTCGTCGGTGGAGGCGATCAGGCCGCGCGCCGTCACCAGGTCAACCGCGGATAGCCCCTCCTCTCCCGAGTCCTGCACGCCGTTCAAGTTGCGATCGTCGTACACCTTGCCGATCACGTCGGTGCAGTCGAAGTCCGGGTCGGGGATGACACGCACGGTTGCCGTGGCTTCTCCGGAGAGGGCACCGTCAGTAATGGTATTGAGCACTCTGGCCCGGTTAACGTATTGGCCTTCCGAAACACCCGAGCCCACCACGAGCAGCAACTGGATGGTGATCTCCTGGTTGACCGAAAGGTTGAGGTGGTCCCAGACCAGATCCCGGCCGTTGATCAGCGGCTCGACCTCACTGCCGTTCAAGCGGGCGGAACCGGTCTTGTATTTGAATCCGGCGGGGAAAATGTCCGCGATGGCTATGTCGTAAAGAGGCTCGCCGTAAACGTTGGTCACGGTGATCGTGTAGGGGACCAGCGAACCCCGGCTCACGTCGGTCAGGGAGGAGGTCTTGGTGATGGCCGCGGCCCCGGTCAGTTCCGGATCTATGGGTATGAAGTTGTTGAAGATCTGGCTCTGACCGGGAATGGTCCCATCGCTCAGCGTAAGGTGCGTATGATAGATGGTCCCGGCCGAACCGGGCCCAACAGATGGCGGCGGCACCGCCGCGGAGGCTATGACCTCGCAGTACTCGGGAGTTGCCGGCACCGCGTCGTCAGGGCTGCCCGGGCAGGCAGGGACGGAAAACGGCGGCGTGCCCGCGTCGCTGGCGGGCGTAATGACCCGGGACGGCATGTTCATATAGCCGGTGACAGGCGGCGTCACCTCTATGAGATAGTCGCCACCTGGAGGGCAGGATGCGGGGTCGAACTTCAGGTCGAACTTGTAATAGCCGTTTACGGCCGTGACCTGGTTCTGTTGCACGGGGTCGCCGAAGCATTGGCCCGGCAAGGCCATGCCGGTGGCCCCACTGAGCATCGTCACCGTGGCTCCGGCAACCGGTGTACGCGCCATGGAGTCGTATACGGAACCGTTGGGCCAGAGTGGAAGATTGAGGTTCTGGAGGTTGCCGCCGGCAGAAACGGTAATGTCGCTGATAAGCTGCGGACCGTTCGTGAAGGGCGAGTCGGCATCACCCATCGAGGCCGTGTTGGGCCCCGCACTCGGCGCGGTGAAGCGCAGTTCATACAGGTCCGGTGTGCCCTCGTTGAACGCCAGGCCGGTGAACCGGTATATGCCGTTGACATCGGTGGCCGCCGTTGCGATCAACAGGCTGTTTCGGGTGAGCGCAACAGACCATCCCATCATCATGGTTTCGACACCGGTGTCGGGGAATTTATCCAGGTTCGCGTCGTGCCAGACGCTGCCGTTAAGGCTGGCGCTGCCCGGCGTCCCGCCTATGTCGATCGACACGCTGGCAGAGTCGGTCTGCGCGGGGCTGTTCCAGCTGACCACGCCTGTATTGGTGATGGTCGTTCCCATGGGGAGGGCGGGATCGATATCCACGCGAAACCGAACTTCAAACTGGTCGCCGGGCGCCAGGTTCCCGTACTGGGAATCATAGTCAGCGGTGAGCACCCCGCTGGCATAGACGACCCCGGCAGCCGAACCACTTAAGGTGCCGGAACCTGGGACGTAGGTGACCTGGTCGCCCAGGGGAGGGTTCAGATCGTCTGTCACCACTACCTGGGTGGCAGGCAGGCTGCCGATATTGTCCACCCGGATCACATATTCCAGCAGGCCGCCGGCTACGGCTATGCCGCCCCCGACCACCGTCACTTCCTTGGTTATCAAGAGCAGCTGTGCCTGCCCGACGACAACCACGGTCGGCTGGTCGCCGTTGGACGGGATGCCGTCGGCATCGGTGGGCTCTGTCGGCAGTTCGTTCGAGGTAACGCTGCCCTGGTTGACGATGAGGGTCCCGGTGGGAAGGCCGTCGTTGACCTTGGCCTCGAAGGTGACCTCGGCACTCTCGCCGGCCGGAATAATCCCTGTGCCCGGACCGCCTGCGGACTGCACCGCCAAACCGGCGATCAGCGGAAACACGCCGCCGTCGGGTCCCACCGATGAACCGTTTAGAAGAAGGGAATCGGCCACATAGGTCGTGTTGGCCGGAAGGTCATCGGTAAGCATCACGCCCGTGGCCGGAACCCCCCCCGAGTTGCTGATGACGATGGTGTAGAGCAGCGAGTCACATGTCGGAGAGGTACAGACCGGGTCGACGATCCCCGGTGACCCGTAATCGGACTGGATCTGAGCGGTCTTGAGAGCATATAGGAGCGGCACGTTGCTGATCGTCGCCGTGGCCGGAACCGTAATGTAGTCGTTGAGCCCGCCGATGCCGTCCGAACCGTCGCGCTCGTAATCGCTCGGTCCGTCGATGCCAGTCCACTCGGCGACAGCGCTGTTCGTGAGTGACTGGGCGATCGCTCCGCCGATCACCTGCACATCGTAGGAGATGGTGACGGAGGTGCCTTCGGCGATGTCGATGTCGGCGTTGCCGCCTTCAAGGCTCCAGATCAGCGTTTGCGCCTGGTTGATGCCGTCTCCGGTAATAACGGGCGCGGCAATGATGTTGTCGACCCCGACACCGGCACCGACGGTCACTGCCGGGTTGCCGGCATAGACCAGACCAAGTGAGAGGGTGTCGGTCAGCTTCACGTCGAACACATCCGACGAATAGACGCTGTCGTTGGCCGTCAGCGTCACGCTGTAGCGCACTGTCTCGCCGGCGGCAGGAGCGATCGGGTTCGCGCCCTTTGTTATGCTCGATATGTGAGGCTCCAGGATATTGAGCGTAACGGTTTCGCTGGCCAGGGCCAGCTGCGCGGCTCCGCCTGGGGAGTTGGCGTAAGTGTAGGAGGCCGTGTTGTCCACCGCAACGCCCTGCTGGGCGGTGAGTACGTTGCGCACGCGGGCGCTCACCTCGATCACCACCTGCTGGCCCTCCGGGATCTGGGCGACGCCAAAGCTCAGGTCGGGAGCGGTACTGCTGTCCGTCACCGCCGGCCCGCCGTACTGGGTCATACCCAGGTACTCGAGGTTCTCATCGAGGGTATCGGTGATCACGACGTCGTACACCGGGTGGTCGCTCGGCGTTCCGGGCACTTTGATCTCGTACGCCACCTCCTGGCCTATCGTCGCCTCCGGATCTGTCGGCGAGACCAGCGTCTTGGTCGGGGGCGCTGCTGGAGACCAGGTGATCACAACACGTGTCGGGTCCTCGTCGCCCTCCACGTCGGGGTCGGCCTGGCCGTTAATGTTCGGGTCATCGCTGTCGGCGATTTTGACGCCGCCCTGGATGAGGTCCGACTGGTTAAGAACCACGAAACCTTCGGTAAGGTCAGGGTCGAGGGTGATATCGAACGCCACCTCTATCGTGCTGCCGGGGGCACCGCTCAGGTCCCTGATGTCAATAATCCCGTTGCCGGTCCGGGAGGTGTCTGCTCCCGCGGGATAGCTCACGAGGGAGAGCGAATCAGGCACGAACGCCGCTGCCGCGTTCAGGTCGTCGTAGAAACTGACATCGATAAACGACCCGTCGATGCTGCGCAGGCTCAGCGTGTAGCGGAGGGTCTCCCCGGGCTCAGCGATGGTGACGAGGTCGCCGGTGGCCGGGTTGGCTACGGTCTTCTCGAAGAAAGAACCCGATAGCGCCACCAGCAGGTCGTGGGCGTCCTGGCAGTCGGCAACGCTCTCCGTGCCGTCGGTGGGGGGGCAGGTGTGGGTTTGCCCGGTAGTTTCGTCCCCGTCATTCGTCCACCGGGCGGCAGCGGCAACGTTGGTGAGCACGGCGCCGCTTTCGCTGTCAGCGTCGATCTTGGTCCGGTAGTCGATGACCAGGTGCTCATCCGGCCCGATAGGACCGGCCGCCTCGAGTAAGATGAGGTTGAGCTCACAGCCTGCGTAGCTGAGCAAATAATCGGTGTTCTGAGTAAGAGGCGCACCCGCGAGCGTCACGCCGGTCACCTCAGGCGTCAGGGTGCACATCCCGCCACTTACCGCGTTTGATGACGCGCTCGGCAGCATGTCGGCGATGTGGACGTTCCAGGCGTCGCCGGCCCAGGTCCCGCTATTGGATACGTCTATCGTGAACTGGGCCCACTCTCCGAGGTTGATCACCGAGGAGGAACCCGTTTTTGTTACCACAAGGGCGGGTTCCACGATGGTCATAGGGTCTGTCACTCCCCATTCACCCGGCAGGGGCTCGTAGAACACGCCGTCGATAAGCCTCCCGAATAGCCACTTTGCGGTGTTGAAGAACTGCGTGCCCGGCGTGTTATTGCCCGTGTCGTCGAGGACGACCGTCAATTCGATGACGATCTGCTCTCCGGCATCGATGAGAGGGATCGGCTCGTAGGAGAGGTTCTTTTCCGTCCAGGCCCCGCCTGGCGCCGCAGAGTCGGTTTCTTGTACAAGCGCGACGGGGGCACCGCTGCCCAGGTAGTAGGCATTGATGCCCACGAAAGTGAGATCCGCGCCCGTCGCGGTGAGGTCGTCCCAGAAAGTGACGGAGTGCAGGTCATTGACCGACGGCCCGCCTCCCAGGTTCATTGCCGGGAGGGTGAGCGTATAGGTGAAAGGCACGCCGATAGCGGCGGTGGTCTGGCCCGCTGGGTTCTTCTTGTCGATCGTCTCTACGGGTATAAAGAGGTCCTGGCAGGCATTATTGGCACCATAATAGGAGCTGTTTGAAAACCATATCCTGTGGGCGATGTTGGAACAGGCCATATTGCCCGTGTAGTAGACGTTGTCGAAGATTATGAGATATATGGAAGGGTCGTTGGTTTGGAAGTTCAGGGTGGAGGTCAGGGGGTTTGACTGCGGAAAGTTCCTGAACGTGCAATCCGTGTCGATGGTGATCTGGACAGGAACAGGATCTGTATCCCCGTCTATCACTCCCAAGTACGGAGGTTCGCTGCAGAACTTCTCCGCGGCCAGCGCCGGCGAAGCCGCCCCCAGAAGCAGGACGATCAGGACCAGCAGCCAGAAGCCGAACATGGGTCCGCATACCGCCAGGACCAGAGGAAGAAGATCGCCGGCTCTTGTCCATCTCATGCGAAGCACTCTTTTTATGCATGTCGCTCGAGTCATTGTCCTCAACACCGGATACCTCTTCGGGTTCGAAACGCGTCACAAAAAAAGCCTGCTCCCAAAAAAGGAAAGCAGGCTGTGTTTTCAAAAAGCCCCTCTGTTTCCGAATTGGTAAACAGAAGCTTTATAAACAAACAGCTCTGCTTCTTCGGCAACCCGGCTGTCCTTTCCAGGAATAAACGACCTCGGCGAGCGTGATACGCTGACCGAAACCGCCCATATCCAACGGACCCGTGGTTTTGTGCCCCCCGGTTTCCCGGGGTTTACCTTTTCGGAAACAGTGAAAATGATCCATTTCAAAGAGCTGTACTTAAACCTGAATCACAAAGAAATCCGGGCTGTCCCGTGTTAGTGAACTACCACGGGCTCACGCCCGTGGCATCATAAAGGCCAAGCTGCGCTTGCCCTCCGTCTTCCGCACTCTGACTTTGGTTCGTTGACCTCGCCAGGTGCAGGAATACTCCGGGTACTTTCATCTACGGGCTCACGCCCGCAGAATTACGAATGAGCATTAAAGGGTTTTATAAATGCGTCCTTCCATACCTCACCTCAACGCACACCCCGGTGCGCAGGCCCGCTGGACGGGTCTGGCGAACAATACCAGGGGACCTGCTCTCGGGTAGAGGATGACAACCCACCTGCCCCTATTTTCCAGGTAGAGACATTCAATAAGCATGCCATTTTCGACACCCCCGGGGGCTGGAAAACTGACAAATTGTCAGTTTTCCGAAGGCACCTTAAAAACAAGGCATCCAGAAATGCAAAATTGACAGGAAGAAATATAAGAGAAGAAATGTTGGCAGTTTTCGGCTCCGGGCCCTGGGAGGCTTGTACAGACGGGTCTGAAATGTTTTCATAAAACTGACCCGAATTTAGCTCTTTATTAATGTCCCCCGGGGATCATATTCTCTTGCTGGGTGCCATTAATATTGTCAGCAGGTTTTCCCCACTCTTTAAGACCTCCGTGTGGGTGATACGCCAGTATTTGAACTCGATCGTCTTTTTTACCATTCCTTGAGGGCAAATTGTGGGTCGTATCCTGGTTTATTACAAAAGGTCAGAAGGCAGGCTTGTCCCGCCGTAGCTGAAAGCGAAGGAGGAACCTGACCTCATGGTTTAACCCCTCTTCAGCACCTATCCCTTAGCACTGTTTGTATTTGTTATCCCAGCCCTCCCTTAACCTCTCCCTAACCAATTCCATACTGCTCACTTACAAAGGGAAGGAGACCGGCACTTTCCAGATTCCCCAATGGTGCCAGGAAGGTAACCTGAACGACTCCCGGCAGGCGGCCGATCTCAATAGCTCCTGTAATTGTGGCCCGGTTCTTCACTTCCGGAACGCTCATCCCCAAAAGATCGGCCGCTCGCTGCAGCCCGTTCTCAGTGGCTTTATTTAAATCGGCTCCCGTTCCAATAACAGAGATGGGAGCGGATCTCTCCAGGCTGGAGAGGCCCCACTGTTTTGCCAGCGTTTCGGCTTTTGCTCTTTCCCTGGAGTTAATGGGCAAGGCCAGAAAAGGGAGATCCTCGATAAGGGGAAAAAGTACCGGTCCTCGAAGCTCCCGTCCCTTCACCACATCGACCTGCACCGTCAAGACCCCGGCTACGTCCATGGTGTGTCCGGCAATTTCGCCATCGCCCTGGAGCGCGTGCATGTCACCCATGTACACGCCGGCACCGGGCACTTTCACGGGAGCTACCAGGATCGCTCCGGGCCGGACTGCGTCGATGTCCATGTGTCCGTCGGTGCGCAGTTCGAGCTGCTCTTCGGTGATCGCGTAATCATGGGGCGCACCAACAAGAAAAACCCCGAAATCGCCGGCGTTGTGAGAATCGGGCATCTTCACCGCCGGGGTTGTTCCGAGCTGCCCCATGAACGGTCTCATCCGGGATATGACTCCAACGAGATCGTGGGGAGCCATAAGCAGGGCCGAATACTGCCGGCAGTTTTCAGAAAGCTGAGCATGATTCCTGGCATCGCCGGCAATGCGCTCCGCTGTTTTTCCATCCACAGTCACTCCGAGGGATCTCTCATCGTTGAAAACGACGGTATAGCCGTTTTCAAACTGAAATGCCGTTATTACGGTGCCGCAACCGGCACAGCGCACGGCATTCGGGCCCGTGCCTTCTACCCTGGTTTCAGGATTTATGGTACCGCACCCGGGACATTTTTTGGCCACATAGGGGTCACCATGGAAATGTCCTTCGACCATGCGATCCTGCCCGGAGGCAGTGGCCGCAGATGTGACTTTTATCTCCCGGATCCTGATGGCAACAGCATCCCCCGGTTCGGCGTTTTCCACATAA
Above is a window of bacterium DNA encoding:
- a CDS encoding acetamidase/formamidase family protein; its protein translation is MADNNEKVVVSTYTNGILDPDEPMLGPVKDGGTIEANTMPGCWGPMITPQLRGGHEVTRPVYVENAEPGDAVAIRIREIKVTSAATASGQDRMVEGHFHGDPYVAKKCPGCGTINPETRVEGTGPNAVRCAGCGTVITAFQFENGYTVVFNDERSLGVTVDGKTAERIAGDARNHAQLSENCRQYSALLMAPHDLVGVISRMRPFMGQLGTTPAVKMPDSHNAGDFGVFLVGAPHDYAITEEQLELRTDGHMDIDAVRPGAILVAPVKVPGAGVYMGDMHALQGDGEIAGHTMDVAGVLTVQVDVVKGRELRGPVLFPLIEDLPFLALPINSRERAKAETLAKQWGLSSLERSAPISVIGTGADLNKATENGLQRAADLLGMSVPEVKNRATITGAIEIGRLPGVVQVTFLAPLGNLESAGLLPFVSEQYGIG